The following DNA comes from Leishmania mexicana MHOM/GT/2001/U1103 complete genome, chromosome 8.
GTTTCAGCTCAACGAGGTGGACAGCTCTTTTGCcaacgcgctgcggcgtgtcATGTTGGCGGAGATTCCGACGCTCGCCATTGAGTACGTGACAATCCGCCAGAACACGTCGGTGCTGCCCGATGAGATGATCGCTCACCGGCTTGGCCTTGTGCCGCTCTTCTCCGGGAAGGCGAAGCGCTTAAACTTTCCGCAAGATTGCGGCTGTGGCGGGAGCGGGTGCCCAGACTGCCAGATCACCGGTTCGCTGAAGGTGCAGTGCCCGCCGAACCAGCATAGCAAGCAGGTGTTCATTGGCGATTCTCTGCAGATCGATGACGCTGAGGTGTACCCAGTGAGTGCGGAGGAGCATGGCATTTGGCTGGTCACGCTGGGACGCAGCCAGGTGCTGGATCTGCATGTCGTAATTCGCAAGAACATTGCCAAGACGCACGCCAAGTTTATGCcagtggcgacggtggcgatgcGCTACGCTCCTGAGATCATCCTCAACCTCAACGGGTTCCAGACCCTCGGGAAGGCGAAAGCGCGTGAGTGGGTGGCCCGCTGTCCGCGGAACGTCTTTCGGTTTGTCGAGCGCACTGGCCAGGTGGAGGTGCAAGACGAGGACGCCTGCATCTTCTGCCGCGAGTGCACGTCGCAGGAGCCCCCGTTCGACAGGCTTCCCGAGCCGCTAGTGTTTGTGCGGCAGAAGAAGAACAAGATGGGCTACTTCGACTTCACCTTCACAGTGGAGTCGACCGGGGTGCTACCGGTGCTGCAGATTGTGTACGatgccgtggcggtggtgcgcaagAAGCTGCAACGGGTGAGTGAGGGCCTCATGAAGGACCCGAATGCGGACGGTGTAAAGATGCGCACGATTGGCCAGTCCACAACTGCCCCCGTGGTGCCCAACGCGGATGCCGTGCGGAAgggcgcggaggaggacaacCTCAATTTCACCATGCAATAAGCGTGCCGCGATTTCACGTCTCGGTGAGCGTAGGGTAGCAGGTGAACAAGTTGGGGGACTCCGCCCGACGTCGCGGATCGCATGGTGCGTTGTGCGCTACCTCTGTGTACGTCTCGGtgtcttttttgttgttgttgtctgAGGCGCCCTCCTAGGCCTTTGTGTAAGGCATGCAATAAatggcccccctcccccctccaagGACACAACCGCCACAGCCCAAGGATGCTTGCATACACGAGAAGGACGGGATGAGAGGCGGAGTGGTGGTGAGAATGGTCAACTTACActctcccctcaccccgcAGCCCAACCCTCACTCTTGATCTAGACCATTTTggcccttccccttcctccctcccggCACGACGGTTGAAGAGGGAAATAAGATGCGTTTCACGACACGCCGCGTGTCGACCTatgcctcgctctctctctctctctgttgaTACTCTGTTTCACGTGTGTCACCACACACTCTTCTTTCCTCGTTTTTCCCGCTCCTGTGTTGCTATGTTCAcgtgtgtggatgtgggtgtgtgcgtgttggcaCATGTACAGCCGTGGAATAGCTGTTCGAGCCGCTCCAACAGCACGAACACCACCGAAAAGggcgtttttttgttttcgcgGTTgggcgtggcgctgccgcatccAATCACCTCCTcgttttctctcccccccccacggcGCTCGCTGGCATTCTTCTAGTTTCCTTCCACCGACAAAGGCAGCGATGGAGGCACCACACACGCTTTCATCTCGTGTGAGCCCGTCATCGGCGCGTCTGCCGAACCTGTCGAAGAGGGACGGCGCGCCCCTCGTCAGAGCGCCTCGCAGGGTGCCGGGCATAAGAAGACAGTCAAAGGGACTGCTAGAGCTGCTGGAGAGAGGTGCTATCGGTCCGGAAATAGACCTAGAGCCACTGCTCACGACGGACGGGCCCATGCGATCGCAGCGGATGCAGCTGCACAGGGCGGCCGACAAGCGACAGCGCCGTCCACAAGTGATGACGGAGAATTCCGGCTTCAACGCTATCCACGACTACAAGCTGGACATGGAAGAACTCGCCAAAATACCCCCCTCCCTAGGCCTGAACGAGCTTCAGGACTGGGAtgtggcgcaggcgcaggagagaCGTCTGCAGCGTTCCACCGTGCATGCTGTGGCGGCTCCGAAAGCCAGCCCCCCCTTGAAGTCTGGTTCTGGTCCGTCTAAATCattggctgctgctgcagccaaCCCGCTCCATGCCGCTGGTCCCGCGCGAGAGGACGCGCGCACCTACACCGAGCTGCTCGACTGGTATTCGATGCACGAGTTTATTATACGCAAGGGGAAGACGCTACGCAACACGCCCGAGTTTGCCTCCTTCAAGCGACATTACGCGTCGAGCTGGGGCGAGGTAGACGGCCTCATCGAGGTACTGGAGGAGATGCTGCAGAGCTACGGTGTTGAGATGGCCTATGTGGATGGTAAGCAACTCGCCCAGCTGGCCTCCTATCAGGTGCCCGACCTAATCTCCGCAACGGAGATGCTTGAATGCATCAACAACGCCGAAGAGGTGCTCCCGCTGCTCATGGATGCATCTCGTCCCTACCGCTACGGCCCCAAGCGCCACGAAGTGGCGGCTACAAAGATCCAGGCCACGTGGCGCATGTACCGGCAGCGCATCGCCTACATCCACCTGCTGAtcggcacccgcgccgctATTGCCATTCAGCGACAGTATGTCATGTACCGCGCACACCGCTTGACGCGTCGCACCATTCGCTCCATCCGCGAGACCCGCATGACGCAGTGGCAGGAAACGATGAGGGAATTCAAGGCTGCGTGGCCGCGC
Coding sequences within:
- a CDS encoding DNA-directed RNA polymerase I-like protein, whose protein sequence is MRLEIVECVKNEHAAGETLTFQLNEVDSSFANALRRVMLAEIPTLAIEYVTIRQNTSVLPDEMIAHRLGLVPLFSGKAKRLNFPQDCGCGGSGCPDCQITGSLKVQCPPNQHSKQVFIGDSLQIDDAEVYPVSAEEHGIWLVTLGRSQVLDLHVVIRKNIAKTHAKFMPVATVAMRYAPEIILNLNGFQTLGKAKAREWVARCPRNVFRFVERTGQVEVQDEDACIFCRECTSQEPPFDRLPEPLVFVRQKKNKMGYFDFTFTVESTGVLPVLQIVYDAVAVVRKKLQRVSEGLMKDPNADGVKMRTIGQSTTAPVVPNADAVRKGAEEDNLNFTMQ